Proteins encoded within one genomic window of Streptomyces sp. NBC_00523:
- a CDS encoding MFS transporter encodes MPQTTHEQPGAELPDPRAKAGRGIVPVLAFAGITVAVMQTLLVPVIKDLPALLHTAPSNATWVMTATLLAGAVATPIMGRLGDLYGKRGMLLASLAVMVVGSLICAFTDDLVVMIVGRALQGFAMGAIPLGIGIMRDELPREKLGSAMALMSSSIGVGGGLALPAAALVAQHTDWHALFFGAAGLGVLAMALTVFAVPETTLRAPGRFDVVGALGLSLGLVLLLLPITKGSDWGWGSPTTLGLIAASLVVLVLWGLFELRSDAPLVDLRTTARREVLLTNLTSIMVGVAFYAVSLVLPQLLQLPASTGYGLGQSMVVAGLCVAPLGLTMMFVAPLYARISARRGPKVSLILGMLVIAIGYGAGLGLMSAAWQTVIIAVLLGAGIGLAYSSLPALIIGAVDPSETGAANGLNTLMRSIGTSVSSAVIGMVLAHTSTRMGPVAVPTMKGFRISFLIATGAVVAGLVLASFLPSRRTATAPVLLASSEGDEAVRRAAEDAEPLPLAAPEGFRGRVLDADGAPVAGANVTLIDRQGRQAGLTTTDARGRWALAAPEAGTFVLAASATGHAPRACPAACAANDGPVDTDLVLAGVSAPERRTAVPS; translated from the coding sequence ATGCCACAGACGACGCACGAACAGCCCGGCGCGGAGCTTCCCGATCCGCGCGCGAAGGCGGGCCGGGGGATCGTCCCCGTGCTCGCCTTCGCGGGTATCACCGTCGCCGTGATGCAGACCCTGCTCGTCCCCGTCATCAAGGATCTGCCCGCCCTTCTGCACACCGCCCCGTCCAACGCGACCTGGGTGATGACCGCCACCCTGCTCGCCGGAGCCGTCGCCACCCCGATCATGGGGCGGCTCGGAGACCTGTACGGCAAGCGCGGGATGCTGCTGGCCAGCCTCGCCGTGATGGTGGTCGGCTCCCTGATATGCGCCTTCACCGACGACCTGGTCGTCATGATCGTGGGCCGCGCCCTCCAGGGCTTCGCGATGGGCGCGATCCCGCTGGGCATCGGCATCATGCGCGACGAGCTGCCGCGCGAGAAGCTCGGTTCGGCGATGGCGCTGATGAGTTCGTCGATCGGGGTGGGCGGCGGACTCGCGCTGCCGGCCGCCGCGCTCGTCGCCCAGCACACCGACTGGCACGCCCTCTTCTTCGGCGCGGCCGGGCTCGGCGTGCTGGCCATGGCGCTGACCGTGTTCGCGGTGCCCGAGACCACGCTGCGCGCCCCCGGCCGGTTCGACGTCGTCGGCGCGCTCGGGCTCTCGCTCGGCCTGGTGCTCCTGCTGCTGCCGATCACCAAGGGCAGCGACTGGGGCTGGGGCTCGCCCACCACGCTCGGACTGATCGCCGCCTCGCTCGTCGTGCTGGTGCTGTGGGGCCTGTTCGAGCTGCGCAGCGACGCCCCGCTGGTCGATCTGCGGACCACGGCCCGCCGCGAGGTGCTGCTCACCAACCTGACCTCGATCATGGTCGGCGTCGCCTTCTACGCCGTCTCGCTGGTCCTGCCCCAGCTGCTCCAGCTGCCCGCCTCCACCGGCTACGGCCTCGGCCAGTCGATGGTGGTCGCCGGGCTGTGCGTGGCCCCGCTCGGCCTGACGATGATGTTCGTCGCCCCGCTGTACGCGCGGATCTCGGCCCGCAGGGGCCCGAAGGTCTCGCTGATCCTCGGCATGCTGGTCATCGCCATCGGTTACGGTGCCGGGCTCGGCCTGATGAGCGCCGCCTGGCAGACGGTGATCATCGCCGTCCTCCTCGGCGCCGGCATCGGGCTCGCCTACTCCTCGCTGCCCGCCCTGATCATCGGCGCCGTCGACCCCTCGGAGACCGGCGCGGCCAACGGCCTCAACACCCTGATGCGCTCCATCGGCACCTCGGTGTCCAGCGCGGTGATCGGCATGGTCCTGGCCCACACCTCGACCCGGATGGGTCCGGTCGCGGTGCCCACGATGAAGGGCTTCCGGATCTCGTTCCTCATCGCGACGGGCGCCGTGGTCGCCGGTCTCGTCCTGGCCTCGTTCCTGCCGTCCCGGCGCACGGCCACCGCGCCGGTCCTGCTGGCGAGCAGCGAGGGCGACGAGGCGGTCCGGCGCGCCGCCGAGGACGCCGAACCGCTCCCCCTCGCGGCCCCGGAGGGCTTCCGCGGCCGGGTGCTGGACGCGGATGGGGCGCCGGTCGCCGGGGCCAATGTGACCCTGATCGACCGGCAGGGCCGGCAGGCGGGGCTGACCACCACGGACGCCCGGGGCCGCTGGGCGCTGGCGGCCCCGGAGGCCGGCACGTTCGTCCTGGCGGCGTCGGCCACCGGCCACGCGCCGCGCGCCTGCCCGGCCGCCTGCGCGGCGAACGACGGACCGGTGGACACCGACCTCGTCCTCGCGGGGGTCAGCGCGCCGGAGCGTCGAACCGCGGTTCCGTCCTGA
- the pepE gene encoding dipeptidase PepE: protein MHLLLLSNSTQYGRGYLEHALDTVTAFLPARARLAFVPYALADHDTYTARVRGALEPAGITVRGVHEHPEPAAALKEADAVFIGGGNSFRLLSALHRTGLREAVADAVRAGLPYMGASAGTNMAAPTLRTTNDMPIVQPPSFEALGLVPFQINPHYLDPDPASTHKGETREERLTEFLEENDVPVLGLREGSWLRVEDEAARVEGARPARLFTRGAGPRELAAGTDVSSLFRTEPRFDAPAR, encoded by the coding sequence GTGCACCTGCTCCTGCTCTCCAACTCCACCCAGTACGGCCGCGGCTACCTGGAACACGCCCTGGACACGGTCACCGCGTTCCTGCCCGCCCGCGCCCGCCTCGCCTTCGTGCCGTACGCGCTCGCCGACCACGACACGTACACCGCGCGCGTCCGCGGCGCCCTGGAACCGGCCGGGATCACCGTGCGCGGCGTCCACGAGCACCCCGAGCCGGCCGCCGCGCTGAAGGAAGCCGACGCCGTGTTCATCGGCGGCGGCAACTCCTTCCGGCTGCTCAGCGCGCTCCACCGGACCGGGCTGCGCGAGGCCGTCGCGGACGCCGTGCGCGCCGGGCTGCCGTACATGGGCGCCAGCGCCGGCACCAACATGGCGGCGCCCACCCTGCGCACCACCAACGACATGCCCATCGTGCAGCCGCCGTCCTTCGAGGCCCTGGGCCTCGTGCCGTTCCAGATCAACCCGCACTACCTGGACCCGGACCCCGCCAGCACCCACAAGGGCGAGACCCGCGAGGAACGGCTCACCGAATTCCTGGAGGAGAACGACGTCCCCGTCCTCGGCCTGCGCGAGGGCTCCTGGCTCCGCGTCGAGGACGAGGCGGCCCGCGTCGAGGGCGCCCGCCCCGCCCGCCTGTTCACGCGGGGCGCCGGGCCCCGGGAGCTGGCGGCCGGGACGGACGTGTCCTCGCTGTTCAGGACGGAACCGCGGTTCGACGCTCCGGCGCGCTGA
- a CDS encoding IclR family transcriptional regulator has protein sequence MAMAEFEVDRRTPAGALQTVDRALLVLLAFERTRPDWGVTEVAAEFGWDTSVAQRLLATLAGRGFLVSDPATRRYRIGPAVLRLGRLWERSGSLELLAGPVLEELRRVTGDTVLFCLPDSFHMRCVAAEEGEAGPLRYYPLVGELYPAHAGATSKSFYAYLPDEQRHRLFRGRPMARFTDRTVTDPDALEQQLLQVRAQGYAWTVGEYDTGIATLAVPVFLGREPYGSLSLGGAEERFDGAPENRLDALRNAAALLEKRLTHPPQRPKPRARRAPSA, from the coding sequence ATGGCCATGGCGGAGTTCGAAGTCGACCGGCGGACCCCCGCCGGAGCCCTCCAGACCGTCGACCGCGCGCTGCTCGTGCTGCTCGCGTTCGAGCGGACCCGGCCCGACTGGGGGGTGACCGAGGTCGCGGCGGAGTTCGGCTGGGACACCTCGGTCGCCCAGCGGCTCCTCGCCACGCTCGCGGGGCGCGGCTTCCTGGTCTCCGACCCCGCCACCCGGCGCTACCGCATCGGCCCCGCCGTGCTGCGCCTCGGCCGCCTCTGGGAGCGCTCGGGATCACTGGAACTGCTGGCCGGACCGGTCCTGGAGGAGCTGCGCCGGGTCACCGGCGACACCGTGCTCTTCTGCCTGCCCGACAGCTTCCACATGCGGTGCGTGGCCGCCGAGGAGGGCGAGGCGGGGCCGCTGCGCTACTACCCGCTGGTCGGCGAGCTCTACCCGGCCCACGCCGGGGCGACGAGCAAGTCCTTCTACGCGTACCTCCCCGACGAGCAGCGCCACCGGCTCTTCCGGGGCCGCCCGATGGCCCGCTTCACCGACCGCACCGTCACCGACCCGGACGCGCTGGAGCAGCAGCTCCTCCAGGTCCGGGCCCAGGGGTACGCGTGGACCGTCGGCGAGTACGACACCGGCATCGCGACCCTCGCCGTCCCCGTCTTCCTGGGCCGCGAACCGTACGGGAGCCTCAGCCTCGGCGGCGCCGAGGAGCGCTTCGATGGCGCGCCGGAGAACCGCCTCGACGCGCTGCGGAACGCCGCCGCGCTCCTGGAGAAGCGCCTCACTCACCCGCCGCAGCGCCCGAAGCCCCGGGCCCGCCGCGCCCCGTCCGCCTGA
- a CDS encoding DUF1177 domain-containing protein translates to MLKYVLDLVELLDDPQANGKTAVEYLDAAAGAEGSSAQVTTVAGERGSTDFVSVRIPGSRGRTAGGDARTLGVVGRLGGIGARPEVTGLVSDADGAISALAAAAKLLDMRRRGDVLPGDVIIATHICPDAPTEPHDPVPFMGSPVDIATMNRHEVTGEMEAVLSIDTTKGNRIINHKGLALSPTVKEGWVLRVNEQLGELLAVVTGEPLVTYPVTTQDITPYGNGAHHINSILQPSTATAAPVIGLAITSAAAVPGCGTGASHESDIASAARYAVEVAKAYGDGRLDFHDAVEFDNLVSRYGSLTHLQTFGRTPQES, encoded by the coding sequence ATGTTGAAGTACGTACTGGACCTCGTCGAGCTGCTCGACGACCCCCAGGCCAATGGCAAGACGGCCGTCGAGTACCTGGACGCCGCGGCGGGGGCCGAGGGCTCGTCCGCACAGGTCACCACGGTCGCCGGTGAGCGGGGCTCGACGGACTTCGTGTCGGTCCGCATCCCCGGCTCCCGGGGCCGTACGGCCGGGGGCGACGCCCGCACCCTGGGCGTCGTCGGCCGGCTGGGCGGGATCGGCGCCCGGCCCGAGGTGACCGGTCTGGTCTCCGACGCCGACGGCGCGATCTCGGCGCTGGCCGCCGCCGCCAAGCTGCTCGACATGCGCCGCCGGGGCGATGTGCTGCCCGGCGACGTGATCATCGCCACCCACATCTGCCCGGACGCGCCGACCGAGCCGCACGACCCGGTGCCGTTCATGGGCTCGCCGGTGGACATCGCCACGATGAACCGGCACGAGGTGACCGGCGAGATGGAGGCCGTGCTCTCCATCGACACCACCAAGGGCAACCGCATCATCAACCACAAGGGCCTCGCCCTGTCGCCCACCGTCAAGGAGGGCTGGGTGCTCCGCGTGAACGAGCAGCTGGGGGAGCTGCTGGCCGTGGTGACCGGTGAGCCGTTGGTCACGTACCCGGTGACCACCCAGGACATCACCCCGTACGGTAATGGGGCACACCACATCAATTCGATCCTCCAGCCCTCCACCGCGACGGCGGCCCCCGTGATCGGCCTCGCCATCACCTCGGCCGCGGCGGTGCCGGGCTGCGGGACGGGCGCGAGTCACGAGAGCGACATCGCGTCCGCCGCCCGCTATGCCGTCGAGGTCGCCAAGGCGTACGGCGACGGCCGGCTGGACTTCCACGACGCGGTGGAGTTCGACAACCTCGTCAGCCGCTACGGCTCGCTGACCCACTTGCAGACCTTCGGCCGTACCCCCCAGGAGTCCTGA
- a CDS encoding cytosine permease, producing the protein MAAAPQSGAVAPAPKSIGSDDYALSRVPRDKRFGFWSMLLQWLAQSGSISQFTLGATIGVGMTFGDAFLAFTLGAVILEVVIFAIGLAGMREGLATPMLTRWVGFGRNGSALVSFVIAVSLVGWFGVQNKIFGDSVSALVGGPSWMWCVLAGIAITALVIFGFKYMANFAKVVTPLFFAMVAFSVIRTLNDHSFSDLVHSPPPGDTIPLAVAATAIAGGYMTGAIVSPEMTRYNRKGSHVFLQSASSMILSEYIVGLTGVLLGHLVKSNEVSHIVLSTSGAFGVLVVLMSTAKINDWNLYGSSLGVVNFFQVVFNKRVHRGAVTIVLGIAGTVLSAVGIMSHFTEFLTILGVAIPPIGGIIVAEYWVVKRMRKPLDETREAQTLPAHSPTWVPMSIAIWIAAFCVGKFYDGGIPALNSLATAFVLYSALGLLGWIKPYGTSVLADEQDGPAPAARTTTPVGAA; encoded by the coding sequence ATGGCAGCCGCCCCGCAGTCCGGTGCCGTGGCGCCCGCGCCCAAGAGCATCGGCAGCGACGACTACGCGCTCTCGCGCGTCCCGCGCGACAAGCGGTTCGGCTTCTGGTCGATGCTCCTCCAGTGGCTGGCCCAGTCCGGTTCGATCTCGCAGTTCACGCTCGGCGCCACCATCGGCGTCGGGATGACCTTCGGCGACGCGTTCCTCGCGTTCACGCTGGGTGCGGTGATCCTGGAGGTGGTGATCTTCGCGATCGGCCTGGCCGGGATGCGCGAGGGCCTGGCGACGCCGATGCTGACCCGCTGGGTCGGCTTCGGACGCAACGGCTCGGCGCTGGTCAGCTTCGTGATCGCGGTCAGCCTGGTCGGCTGGTTCGGCGTCCAGAACAAGATCTTCGGTGACAGCGTCTCGGCGCTGGTCGGCGGTCCGTCCTGGATGTGGTGTGTGCTCGCGGGCATCGCGATCACGGCCCTGGTGATCTTCGGCTTCAAGTACATGGCGAACTTCGCGAAGGTCGTCACGCCGCTGTTCTTCGCCATGGTCGCCTTCTCCGTGATCCGGACCCTGAACGACCACTCGTTCAGCGACCTGGTCCACTCGCCGCCGCCGGGCGACACCATCCCGCTGGCCGTCGCCGCCACCGCCATCGCGGGCGGCTACATGACGGGCGCGATCGTCTCCCCCGAGATGACCCGCTACAACCGCAAGGGCTCGCACGTCTTCCTGCAGAGCGCCTCGTCCATGATCCTCTCCGAGTACATCGTCGGCCTGACCGGTGTGCTCCTGGGCCACCTGGTGAAGAGCAACGAGGTCTCGCACATCGTGCTCTCCACCTCCGGCGCCTTCGGTGTGCTCGTCGTCCTGATGTCCACGGCGAAGATCAACGACTGGAACCTGTACGGCTCCTCGCTGGGCGTCGTCAACTTCTTCCAGGTGGTCTTCAACAAGCGCGTCCACCGCGGCGCGGTCACCATCGTCCTGGGCATCGCGGGCACGGTCCTGTCGGCCGTCGGGATCATGAGCCACTTCACCGAGTTCCTGACGATCCTCGGCGTCGCCATCCCGCCGATCGGCGGCATCATCGTGGCCGAGTACTGGGTCGTGAAGCGGATGCGCAAGCCGCTGGACGAGACCCGGGAGGCCCAGACCCTGCCGGCGCACTCGCCGACCTGGGTGCCGATGTCGATCGCGATCTGGATCGCCGCGTTCTGCGTCGGCAAGTTCTACGACGGCGGCATCCCGGCCCTGAACTCGCTGGCCACCGCCTTCGTCCTGTACAGCGCCCTGGGCCTGCTGGGCTGGATCAAGCCCTACGGCACCTCCGTCCTCGCCGACGAGCAGGACGGCCCGGCCCCGGCCGCCCGCACCACCACCCCTGTGGGAGCAGCATGA
- a CDS encoding M20/M25/M40 family metallo-hydrolase: MSTAPGTALVPASDEAQDEVIALCAELIRFDTSNPTSTERASAEWVVARLAEVGIGSELVESAPGRASVIARIAGRDPERGALLVHGHLDVVPADASEWQVPPFSGEIRDGYLWGRGAIDMKDTVAVMLATARHFARTGTAPSRDLVLAFLADEEAGGKFGAHWLVEHRPELFAGVTEAIGEGGGFSFAIDDTRRLYPIENAQRGMAWMELTATGRAGHGSSPNDENAVTDLAESLTRIGRETFPVRLIEPVRALLEEAARLYGVEFDEDDIEGSLARLGPVADFMQVVLRNSANPTMFSAGYQTNVIPGKATARVDGRFLPGHEQELIDTIDRLLLPSVSREWVNHDIAMETPFDGPLVDAMCAAVRAEDPDGHPVPYCNPGGTDAKAFTHLGIRCFGFKGLKLPHDLDYGRLFHGVDERVPLEGLRFGVRVMTRLWQSC; this comes from the coding sequence ATGAGCACCGCACCCGGCACCGCACTCGTCCCGGCCTCCGACGAGGCCCAGGACGAGGTCATCGCCCTCTGTGCCGAGCTGATCAGGTTCGACACCTCCAACCCGACGAGCACCGAGCGCGCGAGCGCCGAGTGGGTCGTGGCCCGCCTGGCCGAGGTGGGCATCGGCTCCGAGCTGGTCGAGTCGGCGCCCGGCCGCGCCAGCGTCATCGCCCGGATCGCCGGCCGCGACCCCGAGCGCGGCGCCCTGCTGGTCCACGGCCACCTGGACGTGGTCCCGGCGGACGCCTCCGAGTGGCAGGTGCCGCCCTTCTCCGGCGAGATCCGCGACGGCTACCTCTGGGGCCGGGGCGCGATCGACATGAAGGACACCGTCGCGGTGATGCTGGCCACCGCCCGGCACTTCGCCCGCACCGGCACGGCCCCCTCGCGCGACCTGGTCCTCGCCTTCCTCGCGGACGAGGAGGCGGGCGGCAAGTTCGGCGCGCACTGGCTGGTCGAGCACCGCCCGGAGCTGTTCGCCGGGGTCACCGAGGCGATCGGCGAGGGCGGCGGGTTCTCCTTCGCGATCGACGACACCCGGCGGCTGTACCCCATCGAGAACGCCCAGCGCGGCATGGCCTGGATGGAGCTCACCGCCACCGGCCGGGCCGGCCACGGCTCGTCCCCCAACGACGAGAACGCGGTCACCGACCTCGCGGAGTCGCTGACCCGGATCGGCCGCGAGACCTTCCCGGTCCGGCTCATCGAGCCGGTGCGCGCGCTGCTCGAAGAGGCCGCCCGGCTCTACGGCGTCGAGTTCGACGAGGACGACATCGAGGGCAGCCTCGCCCGCCTCGGCCCGGTCGCCGACTTCATGCAGGTGGTGCTGCGCAACTCGGCGAACCCGACGATGTTCAGCGCCGGCTACCAGACCAACGTGATCCCGGGGAAGGCCACCGCCCGCGTGGACGGCCGCTTCCTGCCGGGCCACGAGCAGGAGCTGATCGACACGATCGACCGGCTGCTGCTGCCCTCGGTGAGCCGGGAGTGGGTCAACCACGACATCGCCATGGAGACCCCGTTCGACGGCCCGCTGGTCGACGCGATGTGCGCGGCGGTCCGCGCGGAGGACCCGGACGGCCACCCGGTGCCGTACTGCAACCCCGGCGGCACGGACGCCAAGGCTTTCACCCACCTGGGCATCCGCTGCTTCGGCTTCAAGGGCCTCAAGCTGCCGCACGACCTCGACTACGGCCGCCTCTTCCACGGCGTGGACGAGCGCGTCCCGCTGGAGGGCCTGCGCTTCGGCGTCCGCGTCATGACCCGCCTCTGGCAGAGCTGCTGA
- a CDS encoding class I SAM-dependent methyltransferase has translation MAAEPKPEILAAFQAAKGFMPVVEGLALYEAATEAAALGLPLLEVGTYCGRSTILIADAARAAGVTALTVDHHRGSEEQQPGWEYHDPTVVDPEVGRMDTLPTFRRTLHAAGLEDHVVALVGRSPQVAAVWGGALGFVFIDGGHTDEHANGDYEGWAPHVAEGGLLVIHDVFPDPAHGGQAPYRVYLGALESGAFTEVSVTDSLRVLRRTGPGI, from the coding sequence GTGGCCGCCGAGCCCAAGCCGGAGATTCTCGCCGCATTCCAGGCCGCCAAGGGCTTCATGCCGGTGGTCGAGGGGCTCGCGCTGTACGAGGCGGCCACCGAGGCCGCCGCGCTGGGCCTGCCGCTGCTGGAGGTCGGCACCTACTGCGGACGCTCCACGATCCTGATCGCCGACGCGGCGCGAGCGGCCGGCGTCACCGCGCTCACCGTCGACCACCACCGGGGCAGCGAGGAGCAGCAGCCCGGCTGGGAGTACCACGACCCGACCGTGGTGGACCCGGAGGTCGGCCGGATGGACACCCTGCCCACCTTCCGCAGGACGCTGCACGCGGCGGGCCTGGAGGACCACGTGGTGGCGCTCGTGGGGCGCTCGCCGCAGGTGGCGGCGGTCTGGGGCGGCGCGCTGGGCTTCGTCTTCATCGACGGCGGCCACACCGACGAGCACGCGAACGGCGACTACGAGGGCTGGGCCCCGCACGTCGCCGAAGGCGGGCTGCTGGTGATCCACGACGTGTTCCCGGACCCGGCCCACGGCGGCCAGGCCCCGTACCGGGTGTATCTGGGGGCGCTGGAATCGGGCGCGTTCACCGAGGTCTCCGTCACGGACTCGCTGCGCGTGCTGCGCCGCACCGGACCGGGCATCTGA
- a CDS encoding N-acetylmuramoyl-L-alanine amidase, translating to MRHHESLPPTPRHPLRIAAAAALLCLGLAGCGDGDGTAQAQAGPSGGAATTPAAPASPSPAPTKAAPSPSKSPVKSPSHTTPPPAPGGPLSGRTVVIDPGHNPRNHLHTAAINRQVDIGTGHKECDTTGTATNGGYAEAEFTLDVAHRLRDLLRAQGAKVLLTYDGDREFGPCVDERARIGNEAHADAVVSVHADGSAVGNRGFHVILPALVRGGGADTSKIVEPSRDLGTRIAGLFVRSTGSSPSNYVGGKTGLDVRKDLGGLNLSTVPKVFIECGNMRDPKDAALLTSPGWRQKAAQGIADGISSYLKG from the coding sequence GTGCGTCACCACGAGAGCCTTCCCCCCACCCCGCGCCACCCGCTCCGGATCGCCGCCGCCGCTGCCCTGCTGTGCCTGGGCCTGGCCGGCTGCGGCGACGGGGACGGCACCGCGCAGGCCCAGGCCGGGCCGAGCGGCGGTGCGGCCACCACCCCGGCCGCACCCGCCTCGCCGTCACCGGCGCCCACGAAGGCCGCCCCTTCGCCGTCGAAGTCCCCGGTGAAGTCCCCCTCGCACACGACGCCGCCGCCCGCTCCGGGCGGACCGCTGTCCGGTAGGACCGTGGTCATCGACCCCGGGCACAACCCGCGCAACCACCTGCACACCGCCGCGATCAACCGCCAGGTCGACATCGGCACCGGCCACAAGGAGTGCGACACCACCGGGACCGCCACCAACGGGGGTTACGCGGAGGCGGAGTTCACCCTCGACGTGGCGCACCGGCTGCGGGACCTGCTGCGGGCGCAGGGCGCGAAGGTGCTCCTGACGTACGACGGGGACCGGGAGTTCGGGCCGTGCGTGGACGAGCGCGCGCGGATCGGCAACGAGGCGCACGCGGACGCGGTGGTCTCGGTGCACGCGGACGGATCGGCCGTGGGAAACCGCGGGTTCCATGTGATCCTTCCCGCACTCGTGCGCGGCGGGGGCGCGGACACCTCGAAGATCGTTGAGCCTTCACGCGATCTCGGCACCCGTATCGCCGGACTGTTCGTGCGCAGTACCGGAAGTTCCCCTTCCAATTACGTGGGCGGCAAAACGGGTTTGGACGTGCGCAAGGATCTCGGCGGACTGAATTTGTCGACCGTGCCCAAAGTCTTCATCGAATGCGGCAATATGCGTGATCCCAAGGACGCCGCCCTGCTCACCAGCCCGGGTTGGCGCCAGAAGGCCGCCCAGGGCATCGCGGACGGCATCAGCAGCTACCTCAAGGGGTAG
- a CDS encoding PHP domain-containing protein — protein MDPVRALERIAFLLERGKADTYRVQAFRTAARTVAAMDDGEAERRVADGSLERVKGIGPRTAQVVREAVAGETPGYLDRLETEASEAGPLARGGEHLLSLLRGDCHTHSDWSDGGSPIEEMGRAAAELGHDWTVLTDHSPRLTVANGLSPERLRRQLAEVAELNERWAPFRLLTGIECDINLDGSLDQEEDLLEQVDLVVVSVHSKLRMDAAPMTRRMVAAVRHPQANVLGHCTGRLLTGRGRPESSFDADEVFAACADSGTAVEINSRPERLDPPRALLRRAVAAGTLFAVDTDAHAPGQLDWQAYGCARAEECEVPPERVVTTWTADELLRWTRKGKVPKRAAG, from the coding sequence ATGGACCCGGTCCGGGCCCTGGAACGGATCGCCTTCCTGCTGGAGCGCGGCAAGGCGGACACCTACCGCGTCCAGGCCTTCCGCACCGCCGCGCGCACCGTCGCCGCGATGGACGACGGCGAGGCGGAGCGGCGCGTGGCCGACGGCTCGCTGGAACGGGTCAAGGGCATCGGCCCCCGCACCGCCCAGGTCGTCCGCGAGGCCGTGGCCGGGGAGACACCCGGCTATCTGGACCGGCTCGAAACCGAGGCTTCCGAGGCCGGACCCCTCGCGCGGGGCGGCGAGCACCTGCTGTCCCTGCTGCGCGGCGACTGCCATACGCACTCCGACTGGTCGGACGGCGGCAGCCCCATCGAGGAGATGGGCCGCGCGGCGGCGGAACTGGGCCACGACTGGACGGTCCTCACCGACCACTCGCCCCGGCTCACGGTCGCGAACGGCCTCTCGCCGGAGCGGCTGCGCAGGCAGCTTGCCGAAGTGGCCGAACTCAACGAGCGCTGGGCGCCGTTCAGGCTGCTCACCGGCATCGAGTGCGACATCAACCTCGACGGCTCCCTCGACCAGGAGGAGGACCTGCTCGAACAGGTCGACCTGGTCGTGGTGTCCGTACACTCCAAACTCCGCATGGACGCCGCCCCGATGACCCGCCGCATGGTCGCCGCCGTCCGCCATCCGCAGGCGAACGTCCTCGGCCACTGCACCGGCCGCCTCCTCACCGGACGGGGCCGCCCCGAGTCGTCGTTCGACGCCGACGAGGTCTTCGCCGCCTGCGCCGATTCGGGCACCGCCGTCGAGATCAACAGCCGCCCCGAACGGCTCGACCCGCCCCGCGCACTCCTGCGCCGGGCCGTGGCGGCGGGCACCCTGTTCGCCGTCGACACCGACGCGCACGCACCGGGCCAGCTGGACTGGCAGGCGTACGGCTGCGCCCGCGCCGAGGAGTGCGAGGTCCCGCCGGAGCGCGTGGTCACCACCTGGACGGCCGACGAGCTGCTGCGCTGGACCCGGAAGGGCAAGGTCCCGAAGCGCGCGGCCGGCTGA
- a CDS encoding maleylpyruvate isomerase family mycothiol-dependent enzyme, translating to MGLLAHERYCDEIVRLTGELRASLRGADLGATVPTCPDWTLRELAEHVGRAHRWAGEIVRTRAAEPVAEEKVPDNSPGSDDPAALDAWLAEGAAGTADALREAGPDTEVWSWAWDHSAGFWARRMALETVVHLADAALAAQVPYTMTPELAADTVDEWLEIVTFAQADGDREVAQLRGAERSLHLHATDVPDAEWLIELGAEGVTWRRAHGKADVALRGPLTEVMLVFNRRLAPDSDRVEVLGDAGLLDFWLARTSFG from the coding sequence ATGGGACTTCTGGCGCACGAGCGCTACTGCGATGAAATCGTCCGGCTCACCGGGGAGTTGAGGGCGAGCCTGCGCGGCGCCGATCTCGGCGCGACCGTGCCGACCTGCCCCGACTGGACCCTGCGCGAACTGGCCGAGCACGTCGGCCGCGCCCACCGCTGGGCCGGTGAGATCGTCCGCACCCGGGCCGCCGAGCCGGTGGCGGAGGAGAAGGTGCCGGACAACAGCCCCGGGAGCGACGACCCCGCAGCCCTCGACGCCTGGCTCGCCGAGGGTGCCGCCGGTACCGCCGACGCGCTGCGGGAGGCCGGGCCGGACACCGAGGTGTGGTCCTGGGCCTGGGACCACAGCGCGGGCTTCTGGGCCCGCCGCATGGCCCTGGAGACCGTCGTCCACCTCGCCGACGCGGCCCTCGCCGCGCAGGTCCCGTACACGATGACGCCCGAGCTGGCCGCCGACACCGTCGACGAGTGGCTGGAGATCGTGACCTTCGCGCAGGCCGACGGCGACCGCGAGGTCGCCCAACTGCGCGGGGCCGAGCGCTCCCTGCACCTGCACGCCACCGATGTGCCCGACGCCGAGTGGCTGATCGAGCTCGGCGCGGAGGGCGTCACCTGGCGCCGGGCGCACGGCAAGGCGGACGTGGCGCTGCGCGGGCCGCTCACCGAGGTCATGCTCGTCTTCAACCGCCGCCTCGCCCCGGACAGCGACCGGGTCGAGGTGCTGGGCGACGCCGGACTGCTGGACTTCTGGCTGGCGCGCACCTCCTTCGGCTGA